The following are encoded in a window of Actinomyces oris genomic DNA:
- a CDS encoding class I SAM-dependent methyltransferase: MSEHYFTASPAVEPEERTHRFSIRGVEHTVVTASGVFSADRLDKGTQVLLDHVPDPAQTGTFLDLGCGWGPITLALAGAAPQARVLATDVNERSLALTARNATAAGLDNVRTAPADALLAELRQSSTPVDLIWSNPPVRIGKEALHTLLLDWLALLSDDGEAWLVVLKNLGADSLATWLSNQGWDVNRMASSKGFRVLRVRRRHG, from the coding sequence GTGAGCGAGCACTACTTCACCGCCTCCCCCGCCGTCGAGCCCGAGGAGCGCACCCACCGCTTCTCGATCCGCGGCGTCGAGCACACGGTGGTCACGGCCTCGGGCGTCTTCAGCGCCGACCGCCTCGACAAGGGCACCCAGGTCCTCCTCGACCACGTCCCCGATCCGGCCCAGACCGGCACGTTCCTCGACCTGGGCTGCGGATGGGGGCCGATCACGCTGGCCCTGGCCGGCGCCGCTCCGCAGGCGCGGGTCCTGGCCACCGATGTCAACGAGCGCTCCCTGGCCCTGACCGCACGCAACGCCACTGCCGCAGGCCTGGACAACGTGCGGACCGCCCCGGCCGACGCACTGCTGGCCGAGCTGCGCCAGAGCTCGACGCCGGTGGATCTCATCTGGTCCAACCCTCCGGTGCGCATCGGCAAGGAGGCCCTGCACACCCTGCTACTGGACTGGCTGGCGCTGCTGTCCGACGACGGCGAGGCCTGGCTGGTGGTGCTCAAGAACCTGGGAGCCGACTCCCTGGCGACCTGGCTGAGTAACCAGGGCTGGGACGTGAATCGAATGGCCTCCTCGAAGGGCTTCAGAGTCCTGCGAGTGCGCCGCCGGCACGGCTGA
- the hflX gene encoding GTPase HflX, translating to MTHHHSTTPSIPSTPEDAADIRHAHEDRDVRDVQDVHDVHDVVARVLSRTGTALASTAAQHEHADGYADGLDDGALEREARAARRRVAGLSTELEDVSEVEYRQVRLEKVVLVGLELPRPHGPATGAPGVSGQVRDTQDANTSLRELAALAQTAGSEVLDALIQKRDHPDPATYLGSGKARELADVVAAAGADTVIVDGELAPSQRRALEDVVGVKVVDRTALILDIFAQHAKSREGKAQVELAQLEYLLPRLRGWGESMSRQAGGRVAAGQGIGSRGPGETKIELDRRRIRQRMARLRREIQAMAPSRETKRGSRRRGAIPSVAIAGYTNAGKSSLMNRLTEAGIMVEDALFATLDPTVRRAETSEGRTYTLTDTVGFVRNLPHELIEAFRSTLEEVAGADLVLHVVDAAHPDPLSQVAAVRTVLSEIPGALDVPELIVLNKTDLADAVTLAALRTGLPGAVAVSARTGEGIEELRARIEQMLPHPQVSIDVVVPYSRGDLVSRVHAEGEIDTVDYVEAGTHVVARVGAALAAEIEGAAAGVTVD from the coding sequence GTGACCCATCACCACTCCACGACCCCCAGCATCCCCTCCACCCCTGAGGACGCAGCAGACATCCGTCACGCTCATGAGGACCGCGACGTCCGTGACGTTCAGGACGTTCACGATGTCCATGACGTTGTGGCCCGGGTCCTGTCCCGAACCGGAACCGCCCTGGCCTCCACCGCCGCCCAGCACGAGCACGCCGATGGCTACGCCGACGGCCTCGACGACGGCGCCCTGGAGCGGGAGGCCCGCGCCGCCCGCCGCCGTGTGGCCGGACTGTCCACCGAGCTGGAGGACGTCAGCGAGGTCGAGTACCGCCAGGTCCGCCTGGAGAAGGTCGTCCTGGTCGGCCTGGAGCTGCCCCGGCCCCACGGCCCGGCCACCGGCGCACCGGGCGTAAGCGGCCAGGTGCGCGACACCCAGGACGCCAACACCTCCCTGCGCGAGCTGGCCGCCCTGGCCCAGACCGCCGGCAGCGAGGTCCTCGACGCCCTCATCCAGAAGCGCGACCACCCCGATCCCGCCACCTACCTGGGCAGCGGCAAGGCGCGTGAACTGGCCGACGTCGTGGCCGCGGCCGGCGCCGACACGGTCATCGTCGACGGCGAGCTCGCCCCCTCCCAGCGCCGAGCCCTGGAGGACGTCGTCGGCGTCAAGGTCGTCGACCGCACCGCCCTCATCCTGGACATCTTCGCCCAGCACGCCAAGTCCCGAGAGGGCAAGGCCCAGGTCGAGCTCGCCCAGCTCGAGTACCTCCTGCCGCGCCTGCGCGGATGGGGCGAGTCCATGTCCCGACAGGCCGGAGGCCGCGTGGCCGCCGGTCAGGGCATCGGCTCACGCGGCCCCGGAGAGACCAAGATCGAGCTCGACCGGCGCCGCATCCGCCAGCGTATGGCCCGCCTGCGCCGCGAGATCCAGGCCATGGCGCCCTCACGCGAGACCAAACGGGGCTCGCGCCGACGCGGGGCCATCCCCTCGGTGGCGATTGCCGGCTACACCAACGCCGGCAAGTCCTCCCTCATGAACCGCCTCACCGAGGCCGGCATCATGGTTGAGGACGCCCTGTTCGCCACCCTCGACCCCACCGTCCGGCGGGCCGAGACCTCCGAAGGACGCACCTACACCCTCACTGACACCGTCGGTTTCGTGCGCAACCTGCCCCACGAGCTCATTGAGGCCTTCCGCTCCACCCTGGAGGAGGTGGCCGGGGCCGACCTCGTGCTGCACGTCGTCGATGCTGCCCACCCCGATCCCCTCAGCCAGGTGGCCGCCGTGCGCACCGTCCTGTCCGAGATCCCCGGCGCCCTGGACGTGCCCGAGCTCATCGTCCTGAACAAGACCGACCTCGCCGATGCCGTCACCCTGGCTGCGCTGCGCACCGGCCTGCCCGGGGCGGTCGCGGTCTCGGCCCGCACCGGGGAGGGGATCGAGGAGCTGCGCGCCCGCATCGAGCAGATGCTGCCCCACCCGCAGGTGAGCATCGACGTCGTGGTGCCCTACTCCCGTGGGGATCTCGTCTCCCGGGTCCACGCCGAGGGGGAGATCGACACGGTCGACTACGTCGAGGCGGGCACTCACGTCGTCGCGCGCGTCGGTGCCGCCCTGGCGGCGGAGATCGAGGGCGCCGCCGCAGGCGTCACCGTCGACTGA
- a CDS encoding MFS transporter: protein MTAPPSSSSSPSIGALLGSRVGHLAMAVLVVELLAGMQVYLNQTVLPLLATEMGARNTYGLVTAAAQVPAFLTMPLGGAMLTRWRPARLMTALTVLLVVGAVVGALAPNVGVYVLGEILRGLAAGALATATMGVMVAGLPDAWRRLCLAAGSGMWVVAALAGPVYASGVSASWGWRWALVAYLPVLVAARAVMATQIRDLSLDEETGRDEAVPWLPALAMAAGVALIGALRASNPWFWPGVAIGTALVLWSCSRVLPAGTLRLVPGRRAGIATLLWVCAFFLTLDFLVAPSAHDVLGMTPTQTGWALTAGGVGWSVVAIACGARPAREPEAYRRRTTLAAVFFVVGATLMVITVLGRPHWWGLPVGYGVASIGMGLTHLDTMNRIVTDPARPDGITHAQAATAVTIAGAAGGAVLGTAAAAFVAPTAAGVETDRLWPTLVMLAVGLLLTPLLARRAA from the coding sequence ATGACCGCCCCGCCCAGCTCCTCGAGCAGTCCGTCGATCGGGGCGCTCCTGGGCTCGCGGGTGGGGCACCTGGCGATGGCGGTGCTCGTCGTCGAGCTGCTGGCGGGCATGCAGGTCTACCTCAACCAGACGGTTCTGCCGCTGCTGGCCACCGAGATGGGCGCCCGCAACACCTACGGTCTGGTGACCGCCGCGGCCCAGGTCCCCGCCTTCCTCACGATGCCGCTGGGCGGGGCCATGCTCACCCGGTGGCGGCCGGCCCGCCTCATGACCGCGCTCACCGTCCTGCTGGTGGTCGGCGCCGTCGTCGGAGCCCTCGCCCCGAACGTGGGGGTGTACGTCCTCGGGGAGATCCTGCGGGGGCTGGCAGCCGGGGCCCTGGCGACCGCGACCATGGGGGTCATGGTTGCCGGCCTGCCCGACGCCTGGAGACGACTGTGCCTGGCGGCGGGCTCGGGCATGTGGGTCGTGGCGGCCCTGGCCGGCCCCGTCTACGCCTCCGGCGTCAGCGCCTCCTGGGGCTGGCGCTGGGCCCTCGTGGCCTACCTGCCCGTGCTCGTCGCGGCCCGGGCCGTCATGGCCACCCAGATCCGCGACCTCAGCCTGGATGAGGAGACGGGGCGCGACGAGGCGGTGCCATGGCTGCCCGCCCTGGCTATGGCCGCGGGCGTGGCGCTCATCGGTGCGCTGCGCGCCTCCAACCCCTGGTTCTGGCCCGGCGTCGCCATCGGCACCGCCCTGGTGCTCTGGTCCTGCTCACGCGTCCTGCCGGCCGGGACCCTGCGCCTGGTACCCGGCCGGCGCGCGGGCATCGCCACCTTGCTGTGGGTGTGCGCCTTCTTCCTGACCCTGGACTTCCTGGTGGCCCCCAGCGCCCACGACGTCCTGGGCATGACCCCGACCCAGACCGGCTGGGCGCTGACCGCCGGCGGCGTCGGCTGGTCGGTCGTCGCGATCGCCTGCGGGGCCCGCCCGGCGCGAGAACCGGAGGCCTACCGACGCCGCACCACGCTGGCCGCGGTCTTCTTCGTGGTCGGAGCCACGCTCATGGTGATCACGGTCCTGGGCCGACCGCACTGGTGGGGGCTGCCCGTGGGATACGGCGTGGCCAGCATCGGCATGGGCCTGACCCACCTGGACACCATGAACCGAATCGTCACCGATCCCGCCCGGCCCGACGGCATCACCCACGCCCAGGCCGCCACCGCCGTGACGATCGCCGGTGCGGCCGGCGGTGCCGTCCTGGGGACGGCCGCCGCGGCCTTCGTTGCCCCCACGGCAGCCGGTGTCGAGACGGACCGGCTGTGGCCGACGCTCGTCATGCTCGCCGTGGGGCTCCTCCTCACCCCGCTGCTGGCCCGACGCGCCGCTTGA
- a CDS encoding MFS transporter — MPSSPPPARDVTAPEHQRLLPTLLIPAFVTLLAVSSVNVILPAVSQDLSAGTAGLQLVVSGYSLVFGVVLVPAGRAGDVMGRGRIFVIGMILFGVGSLASGLAPDVVTLNLARVVMGIGSGLLNPQVTGMIQQYYSGEARGRAFGLFGAVIGVSVALGPVLSGGFIGWLGDDWGWRASFLVNVPLTLVGVWAARRYLPASAWRRGSDTPQTEQADSPDSDAAGSAGAAGAAHRGGVDLDPVGMGMLAVGTLLIMIPFMEASAGAWIWGLEAAGIGVIGAWVAWEKRYRARGGAPMVDLSLLAIPSFAYGSLAIAVYFLGYTSVWIIVAQYVQAGLGSTALVSGLIGVPAALAGSIAAAVAGRRVIRVGRAMVLGGMVLGMVGLLGSIGIMHMHARAGWSPWWLTLTLLVLGVGQGLVVSPNQTLSLADVPLEYAGAAGGILQTGERIGASIGIAVITGLTFRVSHSSGWEAAAQAGLLAVVATIAVAAGVAVIDLRLARRRRR; from the coding sequence GTGCCCAGCTCACCACCCCCGGCCCGCGATGTGACTGCGCCCGAGCACCAGCGGCTCCTGCCGACACTGCTCATCCCCGCCTTCGTCACACTGCTGGCCGTCTCCTCGGTCAACGTCATCCTCCCGGCCGTCTCCCAGGACCTGAGTGCGGGCACCGCCGGGCTGCAGCTCGTCGTCTCCGGCTACTCCCTCGTCTTCGGCGTCGTCCTCGTCCCGGCCGGTCGCGCCGGTGATGTCATGGGCAGAGGCCGGATCTTCGTCATCGGCATGATCCTGTTCGGGGTCGGCTCATTGGCCTCCGGGCTCGCCCCTGACGTCGTCACCCTCAACCTGGCCCGAGTCGTCATGGGAATCGGCTCAGGGCTGCTCAACCCGCAGGTGACCGGCATGATCCAGCAGTACTACTCCGGTGAGGCCCGAGGACGCGCCTTCGGGCTCTTCGGCGCCGTCATCGGGGTCTCGGTGGCGCTGGGGCCCGTGCTCAGCGGCGGGTTCATCGGCTGGCTCGGGGACGACTGGGGCTGGCGCGCCTCCTTCCTCGTCAACGTCCCCCTCACCCTGGTCGGCGTGTGGGCCGCGCGCCGCTACCTGCCGGCCTCCGCCTGGCGCCGGGGCAGCGACACGCCTCAGACGGAACAGGCGGACAGCCCCGACAGCGACGCCGCTGGGAGTGCCGGCGCCGCCGGGGCCGCCCACCGCGGCGGGGTCGATCTCGACCCGGTGGGGATGGGGATGCTCGCCGTCGGCACGCTGCTCATCATGATCCCCTTCATGGAGGCCTCGGCCGGCGCCTGGATCTGGGGCCTGGAGGCCGCCGGCATCGGCGTCATCGGCGCCTGGGTGGCCTGGGAGAAGCGCTACCGGGCCAGGGGCGGCGCCCCCATGGTCGACCTCAGCCTGCTGGCCATCCCCTCCTTCGCCTACGGCAGCCTGGCCATCGCCGTGTACTTCCTGGGCTACACCAGCGTGTGGATCATCGTGGCCCAGTACGTCCAGGCCGGCTTGGGATCCACCGCGCTGGTCAGCGGCCTCATCGGAGTCCCGGCCGCCCTGGCGGGATCGATCGCCGCCGCCGTCGCCGGCCGCCGGGTGATCCGGGTGGGGCGGGCCATGGTGCTCGGTGGCATGGTGCTGGGCATGGTCGGGCTGCTGGGGAGCATCGGCATCATGCACATGCACGCGCGCGCGGGCTGGAGCCCCTGGTGGCTGACCCTCACGCTGCTGGTGCTCGGAGTGGGGCAGGGTCTCGTGGTCTCCCCGAACCAGACCCTCTCCCTGGCCGACGTCCCCCTGGAGTACGCCGGGGCCGCGGGCGGCATCCTCCAGACCGGTGAGCGCATCGGCGCCTCCATCGGCATCGCCGTCATCACGGGCCTGACCTTCCGCGTCTCGCACTCCTCGGGCTGGGAGGCCGCCGCCCAAGCCGGCCTGCTGGCTGTCGTGGCCACCATCGCCGTTGCCGCCGGGGTCGCCGTCATCGACCTGCGCCTGGCGAGGCGACGACGCCGGTAG
- a CDS encoding diaminopimelate epimerase: MPHSTGLRGRELIKGHATLNDFLMLVDPGCEVAISGADIAAVCDRHRGIGADGFVRVVRTTALPGGGAFAASVPEAEWFMDYYRADGTVAEMCGNAARLFAHVLDREGLCPIADGESVTIGTRGGARTITRLGELWTVDMGPARLASPEEAEDEGWDTAVVVPGLDGPRAALSVEIAGPHTVVALGEEGELEAAAFAGLTDSADPVAYEPAPEVGTNLELVVPLGEETDPDTQSSVGVARMRVLERGVGESLSYGAGCCAVAVALHAWTGPGAPEDYRLLVPGGEIGVHVGSDPLGADSSVLLTGPATITGRITVA; this comes from the coding sequence ATGCCGCACTCGACAGGCCTTCGCGGTCGTGAGCTCATCAAGGGCCACGCGACCCTCAACGACTTCCTCATGCTGGTCGACCCCGGCTGCGAGGTCGCCATCAGCGGCGCCGACATCGCAGCGGTCTGCGACCGCCACCGCGGCATCGGCGCCGACGGCTTTGTGCGCGTCGTACGGACCACTGCCCTGCCCGGCGGCGGAGCCTTCGCCGCCTCCGTGCCCGAGGCCGAGTGGTTCATGGACTACTACCGCGCCGACGGAACCGTGGCCGAGATGTGCGGCAACGCCGCACGCCTGTTCGCCCACGTCCTGGACCGTGAGGGCCTGTGCCCCATCGCCGACGGCGAGTCCGTCACCATCGGCACACGCGGCGGGGCCCGCACCATCACCCGCCTGGGGGAGCTGTGGACCGTGGACATGGGGCCGGCCCGCCTGGCCAGCCCCGAGGAGGCCGAGGACGAGGGCTGGGACACGGCCGTCGTCGTCCCCGGCCTGGACGGGCCGCGGGCCGCCCTGAGCGTGGAGATCGCCGGCCCCCACACCGTCGTCGCCCTGGGGGAGGAGGGCGAGCTCGAGGCGGCTGCCTTCGCCGGGCTCACCGACTCCGCGGACCCGGTCGCCTACGAGCCCGCCCCCGAGGTCGGCACCAACCTCGAGCTCGTCGTGCCGCTGGGGGAGGAGACCGACCCCGACACCCAGTCATCGGTGGGTGTCGCCCGTATGCGTGTCCTGGAGCGCGGCGTGGGGGAGTCCCTCTCCTACGGAGCGGGGTGCTGCGCCGTCGCCGTCGCCCTGCACGCCTGGACCGGTCCGGGCGCTCCCGAGGACTACCGACTGCTCGTTCCCGGCGGAGAGATCGGGGTCCACGTGGGCTCCGACCCCCTGGGTGCGGACAGCAGCGTGCTGCTGACCGGCCCGGCGACGATCACCGGGCGGATCACCGTCGCCTGA
- a CDS encoding ATP-dependent DNA helicase, whose product MTPSEPSRTDRPDTDGAGDRRVLDVLDTAVRTMGGSPRQGQTTMAREVAQTLADGTHLLVQAGTGTGKSLGYLVPAMVHAVQAGARVVVSTATLALQRQILTKDAPLAADAVEQVTGTRPEVALLKGWQNYLCRHRLDGGYPPEEDEAALFGVGDAIAQPAAGHGSDASLGEQVVRLREWAARTDTGDRDDLVPGVSQRAWAQVSVSRAECLGQSCPLKSECFPELARAAASRADLVVTNHAMLGVVVAGNPGVLPDHQVLIVDEAHELADRIRSQGTIALSAAAVARTAATARKHASVLVSELESAGQTLQLALAELPDGRLEAPLPTALHDALVLLDGAARQVASDVRDQARALGRDRSSEAAGGLAVARTAVADLVDALDRMTSDSVAQGRDVAWIERPRMGAEPPRLLLAPIEVAGSVAGHLLNGRASVMTSATLALGDSFDPMARSLGLTLAEQPWRGLDVGSPFDYPRQGILYVAAHLPRPGAGISEAALDEMLALVEASEGGMLGLFSSRRAAQEAAEVLRGATDLPIYAQGDDQLPTLVRAFAEDEAACLVGTLSLWQGVDVPGRTCRLVVIDRIPFPRPDDPVAQARTDAVVASGGNGFMSVSATHAALLLAQGAGRLIRRSQDRGVVAVLDSRLRTARYGGFLTRSMPALWPTTKPDVVRAALRRLALRSDAPGEE is encoded by the coding sequence GTGACCCCGAGCGAGCCGAGCCGCACGGACCGGCCTGACACTGACGGCGCCGGCGACCGCAGGGTCCTGGACGTCCTGGATACCGCGGTGCGCACCATGGGCGGCAGCCCCCGCCAGGGGCAGACCACCATGGCCCGGGAGGTCGCCCAGACCCTGGCCGACGGCACCCACCTCCTGGTGCAGGCCGGCACCGGGACGGGGAAGTCATTGGGCTACCTGGTGCCCGCCATGGTCCACGCCGTGCAGGCCGGTGCCCGGGTCGTGGTCTCCACCGCCACCCTGGCCCTGCAACGGCAGATCCTCACCAAGGACGCGCCTCTGGCCGCCGACGCCGTCGAGCAGGTCACCGGCACCCGCCCCGAAGTTGCCCTGCTCAAGGGCTGGCAGAACTACCTGTGCCGCCACCGCCTGGACGGCGGCTACCCGCCGGAGGAGGACGAGGCCGCGCTCTTCGGCGTCGGGGACGCCATCGCCCAGCCGGCCGCCGGGCACGGGAGCGACGCGAGCCTGGGCGAGCAGGTGGTCCGCCTGCGCGAGTGGGCGGCCAGGACGGACACCGGTGACCGCGATGACCTTGTCCCCGGCGTCTCCCAGCGCGCCTGGGCCCAGGTCTCCGTCTCCCGGGCCGAGTGCCTGGGGCAGTCCTGCCCCCTGAAGTCCGAGTGCTTCCCCGAGTTGGCGCGCGCCGCCGCCTCCCGGGCCGATCTCGTGGTGACCAACCACGCCATGCTCGGCGTGGTCGTGGCCGGTAACCCCGGGGTCCTGCCCGACCACCAGGTCCTCATTGTCGACGAGGCCCACGAGCTGGCCGACCGCATCCGTTCCCAGGGCACCATCGCCCTGTCGGCGGCCGCCGTGGCGCGCACCGCAGCCACCGCCCGCAAGCACGCCTCCGTGCTGGTCAGCGAGCTGGAGTCCGCGGGCCAGACCCTCCAGCTCGCGCTGGCCGAGCTGCCCGACGGCCGCCTGGAGGCGCCCCTGCCCACCGCCCTGCACGATGCGCTCGTGCTCCTGGACGGCGCCGCCCGCCAGGTCGCCTCCGACGTGCGCGACCAGGCCCGCGCCCTGGGGCGCGACCGTTCCAGCGAGGCCGCCGGGGGCTTGGCGGTCGCCCGCACCGCTGTCGCGGACCTGGTCGACGCCCTGGACCGCATGACCTCGGACTCGGTGGCCCAGGGACGCGACGTGGCCTGGATCGAGCGCCCCCGCATGGGTGCCGAGCCCCCGCGCCTCCTACTGGCCCCCATCGAGGTCGCCGGATCGGTGGCCGGCCACCTGCTCAACGGCCGCGCCAGCGTCATGACGTCGGCGACCCTCGCCCTGGGGGACAGCTTCGACCCTATGGCCCGCTCCCTGGGACTGACCCTGGCCGAGCAGCCCTGGAGAGGTCTCGACGTCGGCTCCCCCTTCGACTACCCCCGTCAGGGCATCCTCTACGTGGCCGCCCACCTGCCCCGCCCCGGTGCCGGCATCTCCGAGGCCGCCCTGGATGAGATGCTCGCCCTGGTCGAGGCCTCCGAGGGCGGCATGCTGGGCCTGTTCTCCTCTCGGCGCGCGGCCCAGGAGGCCGCCGAGGTGCTGCGCGGAGCCACCGACCTGCCCATCTACGCCCAGGGCGACGACCAGCTGCCCACCCTGGTACGGGCCTTCGCCGAGGACGAGGCGGCCTGCCTGGTGGGCACCCTCTCGCTGTGGCAGGGCGTGGACGTGCCCGGGCGCACCTGCCGCCTCGTCGTCATCGACCGCATCCCCTTCCCCCGGCCTGACGACCCGGTCGCCCAGGCCCGCACCGACGCCGTCGTGGCCTCCGGCGGCAATGGCTTCATGAGCGTATCGGCCACCCACGCGGCCCTGCTCCTGGCCCAGGGGGCGGGGCGCCTCATCCGCCGCAGCCAGGACCGCGGCGTCGTCGCCGTCCTGGACTCGCGTCTGCGCACGGCACGCTACGGGGGATTTCTCACCCGCTCCATGCCCGCCCTGTGGCCGACGACGAAGCCCGATGTGGTCCGTGCCGCTCTGAGGCGTCTTGCTCTCCGTTCCGATGCCCCGGGGGAGGAGTGA
- a CDS encoding L-lactate dehydrogenase, protein MSDHITTTAEGSYPTNRSGRPSKVAVIGAGAVGSTLAYACVTKGVAREVVLQDIVKEKVEAEALDIAQGIQFTSAGSVSGSDDPEICRDADVIAITAGAKQKPGQSRLELAGATVGIMEKILPKLVEVAPNAIFVLVANPVDVVTYCAKKITGLPENQVFGSGTVLDTARMRYLISLETGTAVQNIHGYIAGEHGDSEVPLWSSTEIGGVPITQWGTTLDGGVFDESKRERIAHDVVRSAYRIIEGKGATNYAVGLAVQRIIGAVLNDEQRVLTISPLLDNWHGISDVCMAVPTIVGREGAGRRLELPLTPEEKERLTASADHLREVARGLGY, encoded by the coding sequence GTGTCAGACCACATCACCACTACCGCTGAAGGCTCCTACCCCACCAACCGTTCCGGCCGCCCCTCCAAAGTCGCTGTCATCGGTGCCGGGGCCGTCGGCTCCACCCTCGCCTACGCCTGCGTGACCAAGGGCGTTGCCCGCGAGGTCGTGCTGCAGGACATCGTCAAGGAGAAGGTCGAGGCCGAGGCCCTCGACATCGCCCAGGGAATCCAGTTCACCTCCGCCGGCTCCGTCTCCGGCTCCGACGACCCCGAGATCTGCCGCGACGCGGACGTCATCGCCATCACCGCCGGCGCCAAGCAGAAGCCCGGCCAGTCCCGCCTCGAGCTGGCCGGCGCCACCGTCGGCATCATGGAGAAGATCCTCCCCAAGCTGGTCGAGGTCGCTCCCAACGCCATCTTCGTCCTCGTGGCCAACCCGGTGGACGTGGTGACCTACTGCGCCAAGAAGATCACCGGTCTGCCCGAGAACCAGGTCTTCGGCTCCGGCACGGTGCTGGACACCGCCCGGATGCGGTACCTCATCTCCCTGGAGACCGGCACGGCCGTCCAGAACATCCACGGCTACATCGCCGGTGAGCACGGCGACTCCGAGGTGCCCCTGTGGTCCTCCACCGAGATCGGCGGTGTGCCGATCACCCAGTGGGGTACCACCCTCGACGGCGGCGTGTTCGACGAGTCCAAGCGTGAGCGCATCGCCCACGACGTCGTCCGCTCCGCCTACCGCATCATCGAGGGCAAGGGCGCCACCAACTACGCCGTCGGCCTGGCCGTGCAGCGCATTATCGGCGCCGTCCTCAACGACGAGCAGCGGGTGCTCACCATCTCCCCGCTGCTGGACAACTGGCACGGCATCTCCGACGTGTGCATGGCCGTCCCCACGATCGTGGGACGTGAGGGCGCCGGGCGCCGCCTCGAGCTGCCCCTGACCCCCGAGGAGAAGGAGCGCCTGACCGCCTCAGCCGACCACCTGCGCGAGGTCGCACGCGGCCTGGGCTACTGA
- the brnQ gene encoding branched-chain amino acid transport system II carrier protein: MSQPSTRSAVGAVLPTGLMLFALFFGAGNLIFPPLLGAASGRSFIPVMVGFLATGVLMPLITVVAVSTSGEGILGLARRVGPRFGTVMPLAVYLAIGPLYAIARVTTVAYELATRPVLELLGIQDSRLALLVHVTVFMGVSFSIALSPSRLADRVGRWLTPALLALLALLCGVTLVMAPGVEREAIEPYASAPLTTGLTQGYLTMDVLAASVFGIVVITSLRERGLTSPRRLVRGTILSGGIAAALLGLVYIGLAVLGTRTRGQITTDTKDGTELLRNAAASTLGTSGVVIFAAIVILACLTTAVGLLASWAGYAYTAWPAVSFNRQLAACAIVSFTLANLGLSAILKIAGPLLNLLYPFAIALVAVTLVDALAPGRLRAAYQWCVITAGIFGSVSAITAAGWDGPSRLLARTGLWSDSTGWILPALIALGIGIALDVRSGAWSTPVPGEPPSQVQHDVEHAAASQL; the protein is encoded by the coding sequence ATGAGCCAGCCATCCACACGCTCCGCCGTCGGCGCCGTCCTGCCGACCGGCCTGATGCTCTTCGCCCTGTTCTTCGGGGCAGGCAACCTCATCTTCCCGCCCCTGCTGGGCGCCGCCTCGGGCAGGTCCTTCATTCCGGTCATGGTGGGCTTCCTCGCCACCGGTGTGCTCATGCCGCTCATCACCGTTGTCGCCGTCTCCACCTCCGGTGAGGGGATCCTGGGCCTGGCTCGCAGAGTGGGACCCCGATTCGGCACCGTCATGCCGCTGGCGGTCTACCTGGCGATCGGCCCGCTGTACGCCATCGCCCGCGTGACCACGGTCGCCTACGAGCTGGCGACCCGCCCGGTGCTCGAGCTGCTGGGGATTCAGGACTCCCGCCTGGCCCTGCTGGTGCACGTGACGGTGTTCATGGGGGTGTCCTTCAGCATCGCCCTCAGCCCGAGCCGCCTGGCCGACCGCGTCGGGCGCTGGCTCACTCCCGCCCTGCTGGCCCTGCTGGCCCTGCTGTGCGGGGTCACCCTGGTGATGGCCCCCGGGGTGGAGCGGGAGGCCATCGAGCCCTACGCGAGTGCGCCCCTGACCACCGGGCTGACCCAGGGCTACCTCACCATGGACGTCCTGGCGGCCAGCGTCTTCGGCATCGTGGTCATCACCTCCCTGCGCGAACGTGGCCTGACCTCGCCCAGGAGACTGGTACGCGGCACCATCCTGTCCGGAGGCATCGCCGCGGCGCTGCTGGGGCTGGTCTACATCGGCCTGGCCGTGCTGGGCACCCGCACCCGCGGGCAGATCACCACCGACACCAAGGACGGTACCGAGCTGCTGCGCAACGCGGCCGCCTCGACTCTGGGGACCTCCGGCGTCGTCATCTTCGCCGCCATCGTCATCCTGGCCTGCCTGACCACCGCGGTGGGCCTGCTGGCCTCCTGGGCCGGCTACGCCTACACCGCCTGGCCGGCGGTCTCCTTCAACCGGCAGCTCGCCGCCTGCGCCATCGTCTCCTTCACCCTGGCCAACCTGGGACTGAGCGCCATCCTCAAGATCGCGGGGCCGCTGCTGAACCTGCTCTATCCCTTCGCCATCGCCCTGGTCGCCGTCACGCTCGTCGACGCTCTGGCCCCCGGGCGGCTCCGGGCCGCCTACCAGTGGTGCGTCATCACGGCCGGGATCTTCGGATCCGTCTCCGCGATCACCGCCGCCGGTTGGGACGGCCCCAGCAGGCTGCTCGCGCGCACCGGCCTGTGGAGCGACTCCACCGGCTGGATCCTGCCGGCGCTCATCGCCCTGGGCATCGGAATCGCCCTCGACGTGCGCTCAGGCGCGTGGTCCACGCCTGTGCCTGGGGAACCGCCCAGCCAGGTCCAGCACGACGTCGAGCACGCGGCGGCCTCACAGCTCTGA